The genomic region CCGACGGCGGTTATCCCGGCGCGCGGCCCTTGGTCACTTGGCTGAAAGGACATGCCCACACGATGACAAGCCGCCTTCTCCCGGGCCTGAGTACGGATGCTCAGATCGGCGCACAGGCCGGAATGAGTACCCCGGCCGGCGTTCTGCCCCCGAAGTGCAGTGACTCCGGGGGCTGTTGCGCTGCGAACGGTTCCCCTACCGTCTTCGCCAGACGCGCGGGCCGCCGGCGGTGACCCTTCCGTTCTCCGGCTGTACGGCCGGGCGTCGGACAGGGATCTCCGTCCGGTACCCCCGGGCCGCTGTCCTTGGGGCGCCCCTCGACACCCCCTTACCCGCAGAGGTCGTCACGCCATGGCAGAACTCAATCGCCGCAGGTTCCTGCAGATCGCAGGCGGCACCGCCGCCGCCGCGATGCTGAACGAGAGCATCGCGCGGGCCGCGGCCATCCCGGCCCAGGGAAGCACCGGCACGATCCAGGACATCGAGCACATCGTCGTCCTCATGCAGGAGAACCGGTCCTTCGACCAGTACTTCGGCGCGATGAAGGGCGTACGGGGCTTCGGCGACCCGCGGCCGGTCCTCCAGGACAACGGAAAGCCCGTTTTCTACCAGTCCAACGGGACAAAGGACATCCTCCCCTTCAACCCGCAGGTGGGCGACCTGGGGATGCAGTTCGTCGAGGGCCTCAACCACGACTGGGCCGGCGGCCACCAGGCCTACAACAACGGCAAGTACGACAAGTGGGTGCCGGCCAAGACGGCCACCACCATGTCGTACATGACCCGGAACGACATCCCGTTCCACTACGCCCTCGCCGACGCCTTCACCGTGTGCGACGCCTACCACTGCTCCTTCATCGGTGCCACCGACCCGAACCGCTACTACATGTGGTCCGGCTGCACGGGCAACGACGGAGTGGGCGGCGGGCCGGTCCTCGGCAACCAGGAGGCCGGGTACGGCTGGAAGACGTACCCCGAGCGCCTGGAGTCGGCCGGGGTCTCGTGGAAGATCTACCAGGACATCGGCGACGGCCTGAACGCGGCCGGCTCGTGGGGCTGGATCAGCGACGCCTTCCGCGGCAACTACGGCGACAACTCGCTGCTGTACTTCAACAACTACCGCAACGCCGCGCCCGGCAGCGCCCTGTACGAGAAGGCCCGCACGGGCACCAACGTCAAGGCGGGCGACGGTTACTTCGACCGGCTGCGCGCCGACGTGACGAACGGCACTCTGCCGCAGGTCTCCTGGATCGCCGCCCCCGAGGCCTTCAGCGAGCACCCGAACTGGCCGGTGAACTTCGGCGCCTGGTACATCTCGCAGGTCCTGGACGCGCTGACCGCGAACCCGGCGGTGTGGGCGAAGACCGCCCTGTTCATCACCTACGACGAGAACGACGGCTTCTTCGACCACGTCGTCCCGCCGTACC from Streptomyces sp. NBC_00190 harbors:
- a CDS encoding phosphocholine-specific phospholipase C, which codes for MAELNRRRFLQIAGGTAAAAMLNESIARAAAIPAQGSTGTIQDIEHIVVLMQENRSFDQYFGAMKGVRGFGDPRPVLQDNGKPVFYQSNGTKDILPFNPQVGDLGMQFVEGLNHDWAGGHQAYNNGKYDKWVPAKTATTMSYMTRNDIPFHYALADAFTVCDAYHCSFIGATDPNRYYMWSGCTGNDGVGGGPVLGNQEAGYGWKTYPERLESAGVSWKIYQDIGDGLNAAGSWGWISDAFRGNYGDNSLLYFNNYRNAAPGSALYEKARTGTNVKAGDGYFDRLRADVTNGTLPQVSWIAAPEAFSEHPNWPVNFGAWYISQVLDALTANPAVWAKTALFITYDENDGFFDHVVPPYPPASSAWGLSTADVSKDLYSGGGGYAAGPYGLGPRVPMIVVSPWSKGGYVCSETFDHTSVIRFMEKRFGVQEPNISPWRRAVCGDLTSAFDFSQADATPAALPSTAGYIPPDHNAHPSYHPVPPATGTLPKQEAGSKPTRALGYSPYVDGKATVSTGKFTLTFASGSALGAHFHSTSGNRTDGPWPYTVEAGKTLSDTWSTSSSTGNQINLTVWGPNGFLRTWKGPAKKAGPEVTARHVDAAGNLALTLTNPGSAAVNLTVTNAYGGGAQTFRVTPGATVSHTVDLRTAGRWYDVTVVSDADATFLRRFAGHVETGAPGISDPAIKTV